One genomic window of Oryctolagus cuniculus chromosome 11, mOryCun1.1, whole genome shotgun sequence includes the following:
- the PCBP2 gene encoding poly(rC)-binding protein 2 isoform X13: protein MDTGVIEGGLNVTLTIRLLMHGKEVGSIIGKKGESVKKMREESGARINISEGNCPERIITLAGPTNAIFKAFAMIIDKLEEDISSSMTNSTAASRPPVTLRLVVPASQCGSLIGKGGCKIKEIRESTGAQVQVAGDMLPNSTERAITIAGIPQSIIECVKQICVVMLETLSQSPPKGVTIPYRPKPSSSPVIFAGGQDRYSTGSDSASFPHTTPSMCLNPDLEGPPLEAYTIQGQYAIPQPDLTKLHQLAMQQSHFPMTHGNTGFSGIESSSPEVKGYWGLDASAQTTSHELTIPNDLIGCIIGRQGAKINEIRQMSGAQIKIANPVEGSTDRQVTITGSAASISLAQYLINVRLSSETGGMGSS from the exons ATGGACACCGGTGTGATTGAAGGTGGATTAAATGTCACTCTCACCATCCGGCTACTTATGCATGGCAAG GAAGTTGGTAGTATCATCGGAAAG AAAGGAGAATCTGTTAAGAAGATGCGCGAGGAG AGTGGTGCACGTATCAACATCTCAGAAGGGAATTGTCCTGAGAGAATTATCACTTTGGCTGGACCCACTAATGCCATTTTCAAAGCATTTGCTATGATCATTGACAAACTGGAAGAG GACATCAGCAGCTCTATGACCAATAGCACAGCTGCCAGTAGACCTCCGGTTACCTTGAGGCTGGTGGTTCCTGCTAGTCAGTGTGGCTCTCTCATTGGAAAAGGTGGTTGCAAGATCAAGGAAATAAGAGAG AGTACAGGGGCTcaggtgcaggtggcaggggatATGCTCCCCAACTCAACTGAGCGGGCCATCACTATTGCTGGCATCCCGCAATCCATCATTGAGTGTGTCAAACAGATCTGCGTGGTCATGTTGGA gactCTCTCCCAGTCCCCTCCGAAGGGCGTGACCATCCCGTACCGGCCCAAGCCGTCCAGTTCTCCGGTCATCTTTGCAGGTGGTCAG GACAGGTACAGCACAGGCAGCGACAGTGCGAGCTTTCCCCACACCACCCCGTCCATGTGCCTCAACCCTGACCTGGAGGGACCACCTCTAGAG GCCTATACCATTCAAGGACAGTATGCCATTCCACAGCCagat TTGACCAAGCTGCACCAGTTGGCAATGCAACAGTCTCATTTTCCCATGACCCATGGCAACACCGGATTCAGTG GCATTGAATCCAGCTCTCCAGAGGTGAAAGGCTATTGGg GTCTGGATGCATCTGCTCAGACTACTTCTCATGAACTCACCATTCCAAATGAT ttGATTGGCTGCATAATCGGGCGTCAAGGCGCCAAAATCAATGAGATCCGTCAGATGTCTGGGGCGCAGATCAAAATTGCGAACCCAGTAGAAGGATCTACTGATAGGCAGGTTACCATCACCGGATCTGCTGCCagcatcagcctggctcaatACCTAATCAATGTCAG GCTTTCCTCGGAGACGGGTGGCATGGGGAGCAGCTAG
- the PCBP2 gene encoding poly(rC)-binding protein 2 isoform X10: MDTGVIEGGLNVTLTIRLLMHGKEVGSIIGKKGESVKKMREESGARINISEGNCPERIITLAGPTNAIFKAFAMIIDKLEEDISSSMTNSTAASRPPVTLRLVVPASQCGSLIGKGGCKIKEIRESTGAQVQVAGDMLPNSTERAITIAGIPQSIIECVKQICVVMLESPPKGVTIPYRPKPSSSPVIFAGGQAYTIQGQYAIPQPDLTKLHQLAMQQSHFPMTHGNTGFSGIESSSPEVKGYWGLDASAQTTSHELTIPNDLIGCIIGRQGAKINEIRQMSGAQIKIANPVEGSTDRQVTITGSAASISLAQYLINVSLENAKPSSQAASVTIPDHLSINLSQPSTPSSSSSSSTTTPSLATAGTSDAPSSLPNPLPTAPCVSSLLGMKPIPLLALNVVSAAKGTGASAATTTTSAVPCVTNKLKGEKQRFSPY; encoded by the exons ATGGACACCGGTGTGATTGAAGGTGGATTAAATGTCACTCTCACCATCCGGCTACTTATGCATGGCAAG GAAGTTGGTAGTATCATCGGAAAG AAAGGAGAATCTGTTAAGAAGATGCGCGAGGAG AGTGGTGCACGTATCAACATCTCAGAAGGGAATTGTCCTGAGAGAATTATCACTTTGGCTGGACCCACTAATGCCATTTTCAAAGCATTTGCTATGATCATTGACAAACTGGAAGAG GACATCAGCAGCTCTATGACCAATAGCACAGCTGCCAGTAGACCTCCGGTTACCTTGAGGCTGGTGGTTCCTGCTAGTCAGTGTGGCTCTCTCATTGGAAAAGGTGGTTGCAAGATCAAGGAAATAAGAGAG AGTACAGGGGCTcaggtgcaggtggcaggggatATGCTCCCCAACTCAACTGAGCGGGCCATCACTATTGCTGGCATCCCGCAATCCATCATTGAGTGTGTCAAACAGATCTGCGTGGTCATGTTGGAG TCCCCTCCGAAGGGCGTGACCATCCCGTACCGGCCCAAGCCGTCCAGTTCTCCGGTCATCTTTGCAGGTGGTCAG GCCTATACCATTCAAGGACAGTATGCCATTCCACAGCCagat TTGACCAAGCTGCACCAGTTGGCAATGCAACAGTCTCATTTTCCCATGACCCATGGCAACACCGGATTCAGTG GCATTGAATCCAGCTCTCCAGAGGTGAAAGGCTATTGGg GTCTGGATGCATCTGCTCAGACTACTTCTCATGAACTCACCATTCCAAATGAT ttGATTGGCTGCATAATCGGGCGTCAAGGCGCCAAAATCAATGAGATCCGTCAGATGTCTGGGGCGCAGATCAAAATTGCGAACCCAGTAGAAGGATCTACTGATAGGCAGGTTACCATCACCGGATCTGCTGCCagcatcagcctggctcaatACCTAATCAATGTCAG TTTAGAAAACGCTAAACCCTCCTCCCAGGCAGCCTCCGTCACGATCCCTGATCACCTCAGCATCAACCTCTCTCAACCCTCcaccccttcttcttcttcttcctcctccaccaccaccccctcgCTCGCCACAGCGGGGACCTCCGACGCACCCTCCAGCCTCCCCAACCCTCTTCCGACCGCCCCTTGTGTCTCCAGTCTGCTTGGCATGAAACCCATCCCTCTCCTGGCTCTAAATGTTGTGTCTGCTGCTAAGGGTACCGGGGCTTcagctgccaccaccaccacctctgcgGTGCCGTGTGTAACTAACAAACTGAAAGGCGAGAAACAGAGATTCTCCCCCTACTGA
- the PCBP2 gene encoding poly(rC)-binding protein 2 isoform X16, with the protein MDTGVIEGGLNVTLTIRLLMHGKEVGSIIGKKGESVKKMREESGARINISEGNCPERIITLAGPTNAIFKAFAMIIDKLEEDISSSMTNSTAASRPPVTLRLVVPASQCGSLIGKGGCKIKEIRESTGAQVQVAGDMLPNSTERAITIAGIPQSIIECVKQICVVMLETLSQSPPKGVTIPYRPKPSSSPVIFAGGQDRYSTGSDSASFPHTTPSMCLNPDLEGPPLEAYTIQGQYAIPQPDLTKLHQLAMQQSHFPMTHGNTGFSAGLDASAQTTSHELTIPNDLIGCIIGRQGAKINEIRQMSGAQIKIANPVEGSTDRQVTITGSAASISLAQYLINVRLSSETGGMGSS; encoded by the exons ATGGACACCGGTGTGATTGAAGGTGGATTAAATGTCACTCTCACCATCCGGCTACTTATGCATGGCAAG GAAGTTGGTAGTATCATCGGAAAG AAAGGAGAATCTGTTAAGAAGATGCGCGAGGAG AGTGGTGCACGTATCAACATCTCAGAAGGGAATTGTCCTGAGAGAATTATCACTTTGGCTGGACCCACTAATGCCATTTTCAAAGCATTTGCTATGATCATTGACAAACTGGAAGAG GACATCAGCAGCTCTATGACCAATAGCACAGCTGCCAGTAGACCTCCGGTTACCTTGAGGCTGGTGGTTCCTGCTAGTCAGTGTGGCTCTCTCATTGGAAAAGGTGGTTGCAAGATCAAGGAAATAAGAGAG AGTACAGGGGCTcaggtgcaggtggcaggggatATGCTCCCCAACTCAACTGAGCGGGCCATCACTATTGCTGGCATCCCGCAATCCATCATTGAGTGTGTCAAACAGATCTGCGTGGTCATGTTGGA gactCTCTCCCAGTCCCCTCCGAAGGGCGTGACCATCCCGTACCGGCCCAAGCCGTCCAGTTCTCCGGTCATCTTTGCAGGTGGTCAG GACAGGTACAGCACAGGCAGCGACAGTGCGAGCTTTCCCCACACCACCCCGTCCATGTGCCTCAACCCTGACCTGGAGGGACCACCTCTAGAG GCCTATACCATTCAAGGACAGTATGCCATTCCACAGCCagat TTGACCAAGCTGCACCAGTTGGCAATGCAACAGTCTCATTTTCCCATGACCCATGGCAACACCGGATTCAGTG CAGGTCTGGATGCATCTGCTCAGACTACTTCTCATGAACTCACCATTCCAAATGAT ttGATTGGCTGCATAATCGGGCGTCAAGGCGCCAAAATCAATGAGATCCGTCAGATGTCTGGGGCGCAGATCAAAATTGCGAACCCAGTAGAAGGATCTACTGATAGGCAGGTTACCATCACCGGATCTGCTGCCagcatcagcctggctcaatACCTAATCAATGTCAG GCTTTCCTCGGAGACGGGTGGCATGGGGAGCAGCTAG
- the PCBP2 gene encoding poly(rC)-binding protein 2 isoform X22, whose amino-acid sequence MDTGVIEGGLNVTLTIRLLMHGKEVGSIIGKKGESVKKMREESGARINISEGNCPERIITLAGPTNAIFKAFAMIIDKLEEDISSSMTNSTAASRPPVTLRLVVPASQCGSLIGKGGCKIKEIRESTGAQVQVAGDMLPNSTERAITIAGIPQSIIECVKQICVVMLESPPKGVTIPYRPKPSSSPVIFAGGQDRYSTGSDSASFPHTTPSMCLNPDLEGPPLELTKLHQLAMQQSHFPMTHGNTGFSAGLDASAQTTSHELTIPNDLIGCIIGRQGAKINEIRQMSGAQIKIANPVEGSTDRQVTITGSAASISLAQYLINVRLSSETGGMGSS is encoded by the exons ATGGACACCGGTGTGATTGAAGGTGGATTAAATGTCACTCTCACCATCCGGCTACTTATGCATGGCAAG GAAGTTGGTAGTATCATCGGAAAG AAAGGAGAATCTGTTAAGAAGATGCGCGAGGAG AGTGGTGCACGTATCAACATCTCAGAAGGGAATTGTCCTGAGAGAATTATCACTTTGGCTGGACCCACTAATGCCATTTTCAAAGCATTTGCTATGATCATTGACAAACTGGAAGAG GACATCAGCAGCTCTATGACCAATAGCACAGCTGCCAGTAGACCTCCGGTTACCTTGAGGCTGGTGGTTCCTGCTAGTCAGTGTGGCTCTCTCATTGGAAAAGGTGGTTGCAAGATCAAGGAAATAAGAGAG AGTACAGGGGCTcaggtgcaggtggcaggggatATGCTCCCCAACTCAACTGAGCGGGCCATCACTATTGCTGGCATCCCGCAATCCATCATTGAGTGTGTCAAACAGATCTGCGTGGTCATGTTGGAG TCCCCTCCGAAGGGCGTGACCATCCCGTACCGGCCCAAGCCGTCCAGTTCTCCGGTCATCTTTGCAGGTGGTCAG GACAGGTACAGCACAGGCAGCGACAGTGCGAGCTTTCCCCACACCACCCCGTCCATGTGCCTCAACCCTGACCTGGAGGGACCACCTCTAGAG TTGACCAAGCTGCACCAGTTGGCAATGCAACAGTCTCATTTTCCCATGACCCATGGCAACACCGGATTCAGTG CAGGTCTGGATGCATCTGCTCAGACTACTTCTCATGAACTCACCATTCCAAATGAT ttGATTGGCTGCATAATCGGGCGTCAAGGCGCCAAAATCAATGAGATCCGTCAGATGTCTGGGGCGCAGATCAAAATTGCGAACCCAGTAGAAGGATCTACTGATAGGCAGGTTACCATCACCGGATCTGCTGCCagcatcagcctggctcaatACCTAATCAATGTCAG GCTTTCCTCGGAGACGGGTGGCATGGGGAGCAGCTAG
- the PCBP2 gene encoding poly(rC)-binding protein 2 isoform X21 encodes MDTGVIEGGLNVTLTIRLLMHGKEVGSIIGKKGESVKKMREESGARINISEGNCPERIITLAGPTNAIFKAFAMIIDKLEEDISSSMTNSTAASRPPVTLRLVVPASQCGSLIGKGGCKIKEIRESTGAQVQVAGDMLPNSTERAITIAGIPQSIIECVKQICVVMLETLSQSPPKGVTIPYRPKPSSSPVIFAGGQDRYSTGSDSASFPHTTPSMCLNPDLEGPPLELTKLHQLAMQQSHFPMTHGNTGFSAGLDASAQTTSHELTIPNDLIGCIIGRQGAKINEIRQMSGAQIKIANPVEGSTDRQVTITGSAASISLAQYLINVRLSSETGGMGSS; translated from the exons ATGGACACCGGTGTGATTGAAGGTGGATTAAATGTCACTCTCACCATCCGGCTACTTATGCATGGCAAG GAAGTTGGTAGTATCATCGGAAAG AAAGGAGAATCTGTTAAGAAGATGCGCGAGGAG AGTGGTGCACGTATCAACATCTCAGAAGGGAATTGTCCTGAGAGAATTATCACTTTGGCTGGACCCACTAATGCCATTTTCAAAGCATTTGCTATGATCATTGACAAACTGGAAGAG GACATCAGCAGCTCTATGACCAATAGCACAGCTGCCAGTAGACCTCCGGTTACCTTGAGGCTGGTGGTTCCTGCTAGTCAGTGTGGCTCTCTCATTGGAAAAGGTGGTTGCAAGATCAAGGAAATAAGAGAG AGTACAGGGGCTcaggtgcaggtggcaggggatATGCTCCCCAACTCAACTGAGCGGGCCATCACTATTGCTGGCATCCCGCAATCCATCATTGAGTGTGTCAAACAGATCTGCGTGGTCATGTTGGA gactCTCTCCCAGTCCCCTCCGAAGGGCGTGACCATCCCGTACCGGCCCAAGCCGTCCAGTTCTCCGGTCATCTTTGCAGGTGGTCAG GACAGGTACAGCACAGGCAGCGACAGTGCGAGCTTTCCCCACACCACCCCGTCCATGTGCCTCAACCCTGACCTGGAGGGACCACCTCTAGAG TTGACCAAGCTGCACCAGTTGGCAATGCAACAGTCTCATTTTCCCATGACCCATGGCAACACCGGATTCAGTG CAGGTCTGGATGCATCTGCTCAGACTACTTCTCATGAACTCACCATTCCAAATGAT ttGATTGGCTGCATAATCGGGCGTCAAGGCGCCAAAATCAATGAGATCCGTCAGATGTCTGGGGCGCAGATCAAAATTGCGAACCCAGTAGAAGGATCTACTGATAGGCAGGTTACCATCACCGGATCTGCTGCCagcatcagcctggctcaatACCTAATCAATGTCAG GCTTTCCTCGGAGACGGGTGGCATGGGGAGCAGCTAG
- the PCBP2 gene encoding poly(rC)-binding protein 2 isoform X12, which translates to MDTGVIEGGLNVTLTIRLLMHGKEVGSIIGKKGESVKKMREESGARINISEGNCPERIITLAGPTNAIFKAFAMIIDKLEEDISSSMTNSTAASRPPVTLRLVVPASQCGSLIGKGGCKIKEIRESTGAQVQVAGDMLPNSTERAITIAGIPQSIIECVKQICVVMLETLSQSPPKGVTIPYRPKPSSSPVIFAGGQDRYSTGSDSASFPHTTPSMCLNPDLEGPPLEAYTIQGQYAIPQPDLTKLHQLAMQQSHFPMTHGNTGFSGIESSSPEVKGYWAGLDASAQTTSHELTIPNDLIGCIIGRQGAKINEIRQMSGAQIKIANPVEGSTDRQVTITGSAASISLAQYLINVRLSSETGGMGSS; encoded by the exons ATGGACACCGGTGTGATTGAAGGTGGATTAAATGTCACTCTCACCATCCGGCTACTTATGCATGGCAAG GAAGTTGGTAGTATCATCGGAAAG AAAGGAGAATCTGTTAAGAAGATGCGCGAGGAG AGTGGTGCACGTATCAACATCTCAGAAGGGAATTGTCCTGAGAGAATTATCACTTTGGCTGGACCCACTAATGCCATTTTCAAAGCATTTGCTATGATCATTGACAAACTGGAAGAG GACATCAGCAGCTCTATGACCAATAGCACAGCTGCCAGTAGACCTCCGGTTACCTTGAGGCTGGTGGTTCCTGCTAGTCAGTGTGGCTCTCTCATTGGAAAAGGTGGTTGCAAGATCAAGGAAATAAGAGAG AGTACAGGGGCTcaggtgcaggtggcaggggatATGCTCCCCAACTCAACTGAGCGGGCCATCACTATTGCTGGCATCCCGCAATCCATCATTGAGTGTGTCAAACAGATCTGCGTGGTCATGTTGGA gactCTCTCCCAGTCCCCTCCGAAGGGCGTGACCATCCCGTACCGGCCCAAGCCGTCCAGTTCTCCGGTCATCTTTGCAGGTGGTCAG GACAGGTACAGCACAGGCAGCGACAGTGCGAGCTTTCCCCACACCACCCCGTCCATGTGCCTCAACCCTGACCTGGAGGGACCACCTCTAGAG GCCTATACCATTCAAGGACAGTATGCCATTCCACAGCCagat TTGACCAAGCTGCACCAGTTGGCAATGCAACAGTCTCATTTTCCCATGACCCATGGCAACACCGGATTCAGTG GCATTGAATCCAGCTCTCCAGAGGTGAAAGGCTATTGGg CAGGTCTGGATGCATCTGCTCAGACTACTTCTCATGAACTCACCATTCCAAATGAT ttGATTGGCTGCATAATCGGGCGTCAAGGCGCCAAAATCAATGAGATCCGTCAGATGTCTGGGGCGCAGATCAAAATTGCGAACCCAGTAGAAGGATCTACTGATAGGCAGGTTACCATCACCGGATCTGCTGCCagcatcagcctggctcaatACCTAATCAATGTCAG GCTTTCCTCGGAGACGGGTGGCATGGGGAGCAGCTAG
- the PCBP2 gene encoding poly(rC)-binding protein 2 isoform X2 — translation MDTGVIEGGLNVTLTIRLLMHGKEVGSIIGKKGESVKKMREESGARINISEGNCPERIITLAGPTNAIFKAFAMIIDKLEEDISSSMTNSTAASRPPVTLRLVVPASQCGSLIGKGGCKIKEIRESTGAQVQVAGDMLPNSTERAITIAGIPQSIIECVKQICVVMLETLSQSPPKGVTIPYRPKPSSSPVIFAGGQDRYSTGSDSASFPHTTPSMCLNPDLEGPPLEAYTIQGQYAIPQPDLTKLHQLAMQQSHFPMTHGNTGFSGIESSSPEVKGYWGLDASAQTTSHELTIPNDLIGCIIGRQGAKINEIRQMSGAQIKIANPVEGSTDRQVTITGSAASISLAQYLINVSLENAKPSSQAASVTIPDHLSINLSQPSTPSSSSSSSTTTPSLATAGTSDAPSSLPNPLPTAPCVSSLLGMKPIPLLALNVVSAAKGTGASAATTTTSAVPCVTNKLKGEKQRFSPY, via the exons ATGGACACCGGTGTGATTGAAGGTGGATTAAATGTCACTCTCACCATCCGGCTACTTATGCATGGCAAG GAAGTTGGTAGTATCATCGGAAAG AAAGGAGAATCTGTTAAGAAGATGCGCGAGGAG AGTGGTGCACGTATCAACATCTCAGAAGGGAATTGTCCTGAGAGAATTATCACTTTGGCTGGACCCACTAATGCCATTTTCAAAGCATTTGCTATGATCATTGACAAACTGGAAGAG GACATCAGCAGCTCTATGACCAATAGCACAGCTGCCAGTAGACCTCCGGTTACCTTGAGGCTGGTGGTTCCTGCTAGTCAGTGTGGCTCTCTCATTGGAAAAGGTGGTTGCAAGATCAAGGAAATAAGAGAG AGTACAGGGGCTcaggtgcaggtggcaggggatATGCTCCCCAACTCAACTGAGCGGGCCATCACTATTGCTGGCATCCCGCAATCCATCATTGAGTGTGTCAAACAGATCTGCGTGGTCATGTTGGA gactCTCTCCCAGTCCCCTCCGAAGGGCGTGACCATCCCGTACCGGCCCAAGCCGTCCAGTTCTCCGGTCATCTTTGCAGGTGGTCAG GACAGGTACAGCACAGGCAGCGACAGTGCGAGCTTTCCCCACACCACCCCGTCCATGTGCCTCAACCCTGACCTGGAGGGACCACCTCTAGAG GCCTATACCATTCAAGGACAGTATGCCATTCCACAGCCagat TTGACCAAGCTGCACCAGTTGGCAATGCAACAGTCTCATTTTCCCATGACCCATGGCAACACCGGATTCAGTG GCATTGAATCCAGCTCTCCAGAGGTGAAAGGCTATTGGg GTCTGGATGCATCTGCTCAGACTACTTCTCATGAACTCACCATTCCAAATGAT ttGATTGGCTGCATAATCGGGCGTCAAGGCGCCAAAATCAATGAGATCCGTCAGATGTCTGGGGCGCAGATCAAAATTGCGAACCCAGTAGAAGGATCTACTGATAGGCAGGTTACCATCACCGGATCTGCTGCCagcatcagcctggctcaatACCTAATCAATGTCAG TTTAGAAAACGCTAAACCCTCCTCCCAGGCAGCCTCCGTCACGATCCCTGATCACCTCAGCATCAACCTCTCTCAACCCTCcaccccttcttcttcttcttcctcctccaccaccaccccctcgCTCGCCACAGCGGGGACCTCCGACGCACCCTCCAGCCTCCCCAACCCTCTTCCGACCGCCCCTTGTGTCTCCAGTCTGCTTGGCATGAAACCCATCCCTCTCCTGGCTCTAAATGTTGTGTCTGCTGCTAAGGGTACCGGGGCTTcagctgccaccaccaccacctctgcgGTGCCGTGTGTAACTAACAAACTGAAAGGCGAGAAACAGAGATTCTCCCCCTACTGA
- the PCBP2 gene encoding poly(rC)-binding protein 2 isoform X32: MDTGVIEGGLNVTLTIRLLMHGKEVGSIIGKKGESVKKMREESGARINISEGNCPERIITLAGPTNAIFKAFAMIIDKLEEDISSSMTNSTAASRPPVTLRLVVPASQCGSLIGKGGCKIKEIRESTGAQVQVAGDMLPNSTERAITIAGIPQSIIECVKQICVVMLESPPKGVTIPYRPKPSSSPVIFAGGQLTKLHQLAMQQSHFPMTHGNTGFSGLDASAQTTSHELTIPNDLIGCIIGRQGAKINEIRQMSGAQIKIANPVEGSTDRQVTITGSAASISLAQYLINVRLSSETGGMGSS; this comes from the exons ATGGACACCGGTGTGATTGAAGGTGGATTAAATGTCACTCTCACCATCCGGCTACTTATGCATGGCAAG GAAGTTGGTAGTATCATCGGAAAG AAAGGAGAATCTGTTAAGAAGATGCGCGAGGAG AGTGGTGCACGTATCAACATCTCAGAAGGGAATTGTCCTGAGAGAATTATCACTTTGGCTGGACCCACTAATGCCATTTTCAAAGCATTTGCTATGATCATTGACAAACTGGAAGAG GACATCAGCAGCTCTATGACCAATAGCACAGCTGCCAGTAGACCTCCGGTTACCTTGAGGCTGGTGGTTCCTGCTAGTCAGTGTGGCTCTCTCATTGGAAAAGGTGGTTGCAAGATCAAGGAAATAAGAGAG AGTACAGGGGCTcaggtgcaggtggcaggggatATGCTCCCCAACTCAACTGAGCGGGCCATCACTATTGCTGGCATCCCGCAATCCATCATTGAGTGTGTCAAACAGATCTGCGTGGTCATGTTGGAG TCCCCTCCGAAGGGCGTGACCATCCCGTACCGGCCCAAGCCGTCCAGTTCTCCGGTCATCTTTGCAGGTGGTCAG TTGACCAAGCTGCACCAGTTGGCAATGCAACAGTCTCATTTTCCCATGACCCATGGCAACACCGGATTCAGTG GTCTGGATGCATCTGCTCAGACTACTTCTCATGAACTCACCATTCCAAATGAT ttGATTGGCTGCATAATCGGGCGTCAAGGCGCCAAAATCAATGAGATCCGTCAGATGTCTGGGGCGCAGATCAAAATTGCGAACCCAGTAGAAGGATCTACTGATAGGCAGGTTACCATCACCGGATCTGCTGCCagcatcagcctggctcaatACCTAATCAATGTCAG GCTTTCCTCGGAGACGGGTGGCATGGGGAGCAGCTAG
- the PCBP2 gene encoding poly(rC)-binding protein 2 isoform X17, which yields MDTGVIEGGLNVTLTIRLLMHGKEVGSIIGKKGESVKKMREESGARINISEGNCPERIITLAGPTNAIFKAFAMIIDKLEEDISSSMTNSTAASRPPVTLRLVVPASQCGSLIGKGGCKIKEIRESTGAQVQVAGDMLPNSTERAITIAGIPQSIIECVKQICVVMLETLSQSPPKGVTIPYRPKPSSSPVIFAGGQDRYSTGSDSASFPHTTPSMCLNPDLEGPPLEAYTIQGQYAIPQPDLTKLHQLAMQQSHFPMTHGNTGFSGLDASAQTTSHELTIPNDLIGCIIGRQGAKINEIRQMSGAQIKIANPVEGSTDRQVTITGSAASISLAQYLINVRLSSETGGMGSS from the exons ATGGACACCGGTGTGATTGAAGGTGGATTAAATGTCACTCTCACCATCCGGCTACTTATGCATGGCAAG GAAGTTGGTAGTATCATCGGAAAG AAAGGAGAATCTGTTAAGAAGATGCGCGAGGAG AGTGGTGCACGTATCAACATCTCAGAAGGGAATTGTCCTGAGAGAATTATCACTTTGGCTGGACCCACTAATGCCATTTTCAAAGCATTTGCTATGATCATTGACAAACTGGAAGAG GACATCAGCAGCTCTATGACCAATAGCACAGCTGCCAGTAGACCTCCGGTTACCTTGAGGCTGGTGGTTCCTGCTAGTCAGTGTGGCTCTCTCATTGGAAAAGGTGGTTGCAAGATCAAGGAAATAAGAGAG AGTACAGGGGCTcaggtgcaggtggcaggggatATGCTCCCCAACTCAACTGAGCGGGCCATCACTATTGCTGGCATCCCGCAATCCATCATTGAGTGTGTCAAACAGATCTGCGTGGTCATGTTGGA gactCTCTCCCAGTCCCCTCCGAAGGGCGTGACCATCCCGTACCGGCCCAAGCCGTCCAGTTCTCCGGTCATCTTTGCAGGTGGTCAG GACAGGTACAGCACAGGCAGCGACAGTGCGAGCTTTCCCCACACCACCCCGTCCATGTGCCTCAACCCTGACCTGGAGGGACCACCTCTAGAG GCCTATACCATTCAAGGACAGTATGCCATTCCACAGCCagat TTGACCAAGCTGCACCAGTTGGCAATGCAACAGTCTCATTTTCCCATGACCCATGGCAACACCGGATTCAGTG GTCTGGATGCATCTGCTCAGACTACTTCTCATGAACTCACCATTCCAAATGAT ttGATTGGCTGCATAATCGGGCGTCAAGGCGCCAAAATCAATGAGATCCGTCAGATGTCTGGGGCGCAGATCAAAATTGCGAACCCAGTAGAAGGATCTACTGATAGGCAGGTTACCATCACCGGATCTGCTGCCagcatcagcctggctcaatACCTAATCAATGTCAG GCTTTCCTCGGAGACGGGTGGCATGGGGAGCAGCTAG